Proteins encoded by one window of uncultured Methanobrevibacter sp.:
- a CDS encoding tetratricopeptide repeat protein — protein MTDNREYLNTDIDKQNQNDKTYQATFKVSKTSKVEHLIKEQKYDEALVEINKILQSDNDYSNWNLKGIILDNLKEYEKAIECFDNALNINESSDIKINKANSLYNWGKLSFFPEGNYDKALRLINCGLEVLGESEDPSEFYFLKAEILEGLNDLVEAQKAYLIAYKEFDRLKELENQIEYINNTSDILIIITGCSFYNFTPESGIIVSLVKDIENEHDPDAIAVMKDESIVGYVANSDYTLIEEVKSASDIKNVMNNEQKAEILFDYIGEYTIAKLI, from the coding sequence ATGACAGACAATAGAGAATATCTCAATACAGACATTGACAAGCAAAATCAAAATGACAAAACTTACCAGGCCACCTTTAAAGTATCAAAAACTTCTAAAGTAGAGCATTTAATCAAGGAGCAGAAGTATGATGAAGCATTGGTGGAAATTAACAAGATACTTCAAAGTGACAATGATTACTCCAATTGGAATCTTAAAGGAATCATTCTTGATAACTTGAAGGAATATGAAAAGGCAATAGAATGCTTCGATAATGCATTAAACATTAATGAATCATCAGACATCAAGATTAACAAAGCGAATTCACTGTACAATTGGGGCAAACTTTCATTTTTCCCAGAAGGCAATTATGACAAGGCATTAAGATTGATCAATTGCGGATTGGAAGTGCTTGGGGAAAGTGAAGACCCATCGGAATTTTATTTTTTAAAAGCGGAAATATTGGAAGGTTTAAATGACCTCGTGGAAGCACAAAAAGCATATTTGATAGCTTATAAAGAATTTGATAGATTAAAAGAACTGGAAAATCAAATTGAATATATTAACAATACATCAGACATTTTAATAATCATTACAGGCTGCAGTTTCTATAACTTTACTCCTGAAAGTGGAATTATCGTTAGTCTGGTTAAGGACATTGAAAATGAGCATGACCCTGATGCGATAGCTGTCATGAAAGATGAATCTATTGTAGGATATGTTGCAAACAGCGATTACACGCTAATCGAAGAAGTGAAAAGTGCAAGTGACATCAAAAATGTAATGAACAATGAGCAGAAGGCAGAAATACTCTTTGATTATATCGGAGAGTATACAATTGCAAAACTAATCTGA
- a CDS encoding LytS/YhcK type 5TM receptor domain-containing protein: protein MKYKRNKFKINNARINIIFILLFISNIILYVAFLNNLYHDSNFNIPFETLNNILTMVSAIIILGFISTRLPQFRNLGDSSIYEVCYLIIIGILSMVISYFNKTSNTEMFIAPYMEMFKVLSVMLIFMLIVTKTKPFKNIMKGKITRKNQILCLIIFSILGCIASLYHVYVNNTPANVRTLIIMIGGLFGGPFVGIPSGIIAGIFRFSQGGVTAFPCALSTVLSGIVGSLIYVWNGKKILRSLHSILLIFYFIGFEMLLIVILTPNNISFHFVEDIYPLMLFASVMGMALFLMIVQEQTQPKKEISYEEFRINEMENTLEEHLDRIEELEEEIDDLKNENSD, encoded by the coding sequence ATGAAGTACAAAAGGAATAAATTTAAAATTAACAATGCAAGAATAAATATTATTTTTATATTGCTGTTTATTTCCAACATCATTCTTTATGTGGCGTTCCTAAACAATTTATATCATGATAGCAATTTCAATATTCCTTTTGAAACATTGAATAACATTCTTACTATGGTTTCTGCAATCATAATTTTAGGATTCATTTCGACAAGACTTCCCCAGTTTAGAAATTTGGGGGACAGCTCCATTTATGAAGTATGCTATCTGATTATCATTGGAATATTAAGCATGGTTATTTCCTATTTCAATAAGACATCGAATACTGAAATGTTCATTGCTCCTTATATGGAAATGTTCAAGGTATTATCGGTAATGCTGATATTCATGCTGATTGTAACCAAGACAAAGCCTTTTAAAAATATTATGAAAGGCAAAATTACAAGAAAAAATCAGATATTATGTCTAATCATTTTTTCCATTTTGGGCTGCATTGCTTCATTGTATCATGTATATGTCAATAACACTCCGGCAAACGTTAGAACTTTAATAATCATGATTGGGGGATTGTTTGGAGGACCTTTTGTAGGGATACCTTCAGGAATAATTGCGGGAATCTTCAGATTTTCACAGGGCGGTGTAACTGCATTTCCATGTGCCCTTTCAACTGTTTTATCAGGGATTGTAGGTAGTCTGATATATGTATGGAATGGTAAAAAAATTCTTAGAAGCCTACATTCAATATTGCTGATTTTTTATTTCATTGGATTTGAAATGCTTTTAATAGTAATATTAACTCCTAATAATATTTCTTTTCATTTTGTGGAAGACATTTATCCTTTGATGTTGTTTGCATCAGTGATGGGCATGGCGTTGTTTTTAATGATTGTCCAGGAACAGACTCAACCTAAAAAAGAAATTTCCTATGAAGAATTTAGAATAAATGAGATGGAAAATACCTTGGAAGAACATTTGGATAGAATTGAAGAGTTGGAAGAGGAAATAGATGATCTTAAAAACGAAAATTCAGATTAG